The Niallia circulans nucleotide sequence GCCTCCTCTATTTATTAAAACAGTTTATTATAACAAAGATATAGTTTAACATCAAACTTTTCACATTGCATCATAATAAGCAATTTACAATGACCTAAAACATAAAAAGATTTTTTAACAGTTTTAGATATATTAATTTATAACATTTTTTCAGATTTTTTTCATCAAATTTAAATAATTAACCCAAATACAAACATGTATTAAAGGGAAAATTTTTTAGTTAAATCAGCCTTCTTTGCCATTTCAAATAATGTCAGGTTTATTTATAAACTTATTTTGTACCTGATGGATTTGGAATATCTAAAGCAATTATTGGGATGGACAGCGGGAACATTTATTATTAAACAATTGCCCCCGTTCTTTTAAGCACAAAATTTTATTTTCACTTTTTTATTCAAGTGAAAAAATACTACCTTATTAATTTCTGCCACCCTTTAATCTTAAAAAGTTCTTATATTAATACAAAAAGATATGTAAAAAAAGAGAATTACCCTACCGTTACATAAATTCTCTCTCTATCTTGTAATAGGATTATTACTAATCAACCCAGAATTATTCAGTCTAAATAAATTAAAAAATTATGGTTACTGAAGCATAACCATATGGCTTAGCGAACCAATATGGGGTTCCAACATAACCTATAGGAGCAATAGGACCTACATAGCCATGATGCGCAATTCCACTGATACCAATATGTCCAATTGAACCTACATGCCCAAAATGACCAACACCTATATGTCTTGTAAAAGACAACCATAATAACGGCAATAAGAGCTAAGATTCCATAAACAATATTTATTCCAGTCTCCGGCATATGAGTAGAACTGAGTCCCCCAATAAAGCTTCCAGTTACAATGCTTACTCCCATGTAAATGATTAACGTTTTATTTAGAAATCCATCCTTACGATAGGCTAAAACACCTCCGAGTGTTGCAAAAAACACTTGAATGGCAGTAATCCCTGAAACTTCATGTGCTGTAAAATGTCCTACGCCTAACATTACTGGTATATATAGCAACATGGGATAGTTGATGATAACACCACCAATTCCTAACATCCCAGAAATAAAAGAACCAACAAATCCAATAACAAAAATTGTAGCTATAATAGTAATATCCATGTTGTTACACCTCTTTAGAAAAAGGGAACCTTATTTGGTCCCCTTTATTTTCAACCCTTTTTAATCCAGAATTTTAATACTCCATTTTCGTCTTCATGTTTTATTAATTCATGTCCTCCTGATTTAGCCCAAGCTGTTAAATCGTTTAGCGCTCCTTTATCTGTTGTATGGACTTCTAATACTTCACCTGTTTCAATATCTCCCATTGCTTTTTTTGTCTTTACAATCGGCATTGGACAAGCTAAACCTTTAGCATCTAATACTTTATTTGAATTCATTTGTTATTCCTCCTATTTAATAATTAACGAACGGCACAACGGTTAGGTCCAATTTCCATCTCACGTTGTTTATCTATTTCCGGGTTTATTTTCCCCATATTTGTCTCACGAATTTCTTGATATGCATTTGGTTGTGGCGGCAAGTTTTCAGTTACTAATTTTCTAAACTCGTTTTCATTATCGATATTGAGTCCATGGTTTTTTGTAAACAACTGTCCTAGTTTTTCTGCTACGCTACCATCCTCATTCAACTCGTCAATAATCATAAAGTGTGCTGGTAGAACAATTAGTTCATCTGATAATTCTTTGTAGCGTTTATATAATGTCTCTCTTAAATCACTGACCCAGTCTTCTGCCATACCTGCAAGATCAGGCCTTCCGATAGAATCAATGAACAAAATATCACCTGAAAGCAAGTATTTATCATCTACAATAAATGAAGTTGATCCAATCGTATGTCCAGGTGAATACAATGCTGCAATATTAATGGTTGTATTACCAATTGTTACATCATTTCCATCTTCTAATGGCTGGTAAGAAAAAGTCACTTCCGTTGCATCCTTAGGTGGTAACCAATAGACAGCACCAGTTTTCTCAGCAATTGTACGTCCTCCGGAAATATGGTCAGCATGGAGGTGCGTATCAAATACGTGTCTAATCTTTACTCCCTTACTTACTGCAAAATCAAGATAGATATCCGTCATACGCGTTGAATCGATTACTACTGCTTCTCCTTCCGATAACACCATGTAGGATAAACATCCCTTACCTACTCGAACAAATTGATAAATTTCGCCACCATCATTCAAGTCACCAATCTTAACTGGTTGTAAATGTTCACTCCATGCCTTCATTCCACCCTGTAAATAGAAAACATATAATCCAACATCAGAAAGCATTTCTGCTACCATTACAGATGAACCTTCCTTTGCACAAACAACTAGTACTTCTTTATTAGTGGAGATTTTACCTATAATTTCATCAACGCCATCAAGTAATTCAAAATAAGGAATATTTAAATATTCAAAGTTCTCTCCTTCGATCTTCCAATCGTTAAAATCACTCTCATTACGAACATCCAGAATAAATAACTCATCTTTATTCAAAACTTTTTTCGTCACATCTTTTGAAGTCATTACATTAACAGCCACCAATATACCCCCTATGGTATTAATCTGTTTAAAAAAATAGAAATACATAATGTTAAAAAGTTAAAGTTACATCTGCATCTTTTGCAAATTTCAAAAATGTTACTGCTCCGCCTACTTCCAATCCATCGACAAAATTTTCTTTTTCTAATCCCATAACATCCATTGTCATTTGACAACCAATAAATTTAACTCCCATTTCTTTTGCCATAGCCACTAATTCTGGAATGGGAGGAACATTTGCTTTAATAAATCCTTCTGCAAACTGCTCCTTACCTTCAGGCATGATTAATTGCTTATATGCTTCCTTATGAATCAAATTCAACCCTTCAAAAGTAAAGAAAACAGATACTTCTTGATCCGTTGCAGCTGCTGCAGTTGCAATGTTAAAAACCTTATAAGCATCAAATAATCCACCATTACTTGCAATAATTGCTACTTTTTTATTCATCGTTAATTCCCCCGTTTTTTAATCATTTATATTACATGTTTTTCCACTCCATTGACTCATACCAGGTTCAACATTAATTACATTATTAAATCCATTTTCAGCTAACTTTTGAGCAGCATGATCGCTACGATTTCCTGTTCTACAAACTATATAAATTTCATCATTTTTATTTAGAATATTCAATTTGTTTTCCAATTCACCCAATGGGATAGAGATAGCGTTAGGAATATGGCTAAAAGCAAATTCTACATTTTCTCTAACGTCAATAACTACAATGTCCTTATCTACTTCCATCCTCTTCTCTAGTTCTTCATTGCTAATAACATTTGGGTGTTTTTTTTCATTTGATTCTTCATTAGAAGATTTTCGCAAATAATGCTTCAGCACTTCCCCTTCTTCAATTGTTCCTAGATAGTGATGTCCAGTGCTTTCAGCCCAAGCTTTCATATCTGCTTTAGAGCCTTTATCTGTCGCTTGAACTTCCAGTACTTGCCCTGCCTCTAAGTTATTCATTTCTTTTTTTGTTTTAACAAGTGGCATGGGACATGCTAAACCTTTAGCATCTAAAATTGTATTAGCTTTTAAATTCGTCATTTTTCCATCCTCCATTTTTATACCCATAAGGGTATTTTTAACCTCAAAAAAATTTATTCTACTTTTCCTTCCCAAGCAAGCATTCCACCAGTCATATTAATTACATTAAATCCATAATCTTCAAGGTATTGTGTGGCCCGACCACTTCTTGCACCAGAACGGCACACCATGATATATTCATAAGTCTTATTTAATTCTTGCATGCGAAACGCAATTAACCCTAATGGGATATTAATAGCACTTGGTATTTTCCCAGTGGCAACTTCATCCACCTCTCGTACATCAATAATATTTAATTTCTTTCCTTCATTTATTAAAGCCTCTACTTCTTTTACGGTCATTTGTTTCATTAGTTAGTTCTCCTTTTATTTATTTTAAAACCAAGCATTCATGCCGCCCTTAACGTTAGTTATGTTTATAAAGCCTAAGCTTTTTAAGACTTTACTTGCTCGTTGACTTCTCATTCCACTTTGACAAATTACGATAACTTCTTTTTCCTTCGAAAGGTCTTTTTCTGCAACTTGAGCAAGTTGATGGAGTGGTATATTTCTAAAACCTTTAATATGGTTACCTTTAAACTCTCCATTTGTTCGAACATCAACAAATTGTTTGTTCTTATTTTTTAATTCTTTTTTTAATTCATTAGTGGTAATATGGTTAACTCCCTTTATCGGTAAAAACACTCTCATTAAGAAAAATAGTAATAATGCAAGGACAATATAATTTAAATATGCCAAATTAAAACCTCCTTTAAACAGGGGAACTTTTACTTAGTTAGATAAACAGATTAACATTTCCATTCTCTGCATCCGCTAAATAAGCAGCAACACCTGCATATTCTATGTTACCT carries:
- a CDS encoding sulfurtransferase TusA family protein; the protein is MNSNKVLDAKGLACPMPIVKTKKAMGDIETGEVLEVHTTDKGALNDLTAWAKSGGHELIKHEDENGVLKFWIKKG
- a CDS encoding MBL fold metallo-hydrolase — translated: MAVNVMTSKDVTKKVLNKDELFILDVRNESDFNDWKIEGENFEYLNIPYFELLDGVDEIIGKISTNKEVLVVCAKEGSSVMVAEMLSDVGLYVFYLQGGMKAWSEHLQPVKIGDLNDGGEIYQFVRVGKGCLSYMVLSEGEAVVIDSTRMTDIYLDFAVSKGVKIRHVFDTHLHADHISGGRTIAEKTGAVYWLPPKDATEVTFSYQPLEDGNDVTIGNTTINIAALYSPGHTIGSTSFIVDDKYLLSGDILFIDSIGRPDLAGMAEDWVSDLRETLYKRYKELSDELIVLPAHFMIIDELNEDGSVAEKLGQLFTKNHGLNIDNENEFRKLVTENLPPQPNAYQEIRETNMGKINPEIDKQREMEIGPNRCAVR
- a CDS encoding DsrE/DsrF/DrsH-like family protein translates to MNKKVAIIASNGGLFDAYKVFNIATAAAATDQEVSVFFTFEGLNLIHKEAYKQLIMPEGKEQFAEGFIKANVPPIPELVAMAKEMGVKFIGCQMTMDVMGLEKENFVDGLEVGGAVTFLKFAKDADVTLTF
- a CDS encoding sulfurtransferase TusA family protein; protein product: MTNLKANTILDAKGLACPMPLVKTKKEMNNLEAGQVLEVQATDKGSKADMKAWAESTGHHYLGTIEEGEVLKHYLRKSSNEESNEKKHPNVISNEELEKRMEVDKDIVVIDVRENVEFAFSHIPNAISIPLGELENKLNILNKNDEIYIVCRTGNRSDHAAQKLAENGFNNVINVEPGMSQWSGKTCNIND
- a CDS encoding rhodanese-like domain-containing protein, which gives rise to MKQMTVKEVEALINEGKKLNIIDVREVDEVATGKIPSAINIPLGLIAFRMQELNKTYEYIMVCRSGARSGRATQYLEDYGFNVINMTGGMLAWEGKVE
- a CDS encoding rhodanese-like domain-containing protein — translated: MAYLNYIVLALLLFFLMRVFLPIKGVNHITTNELKKELKNKNKQFVDVRTNGEFKGNHIKGFRNIPLHQLAQVAEKDLSKEKEVIVICQSGMRSQRASKVLKSLGFINITNVKGGMNAWF